In the genome of Cryptomeria japonica chromosome 8, Sugi_1.0, whole genome shotgun sequence, one region contains:
- the LOC131034963 gene encoding uncharacterized protein LOC131034963, translated as MLCSPLHFLYLSNTYILSVTADCFAGKDQVSSKSCEPDCKRTGSLVILLVSMARAMNALCEILPAKKMWSLGGEKQWNLPISAQDQSTSQRGLRKRISSFSMGYSARSEGNSTRSGSSWPFQRSQSMPSSGADSASLMKWVEWGWGWITRKKNILCRKISICGDEDLMLGDRRSSLNQAFCKIGAHFRKLVHRGPVRHEGFTYDSFNYAQNFDDGQLQGQDPINGKRYS; from the coding sequence ATGCTCTGCTCTCCCTTGCACTTCCTATATCTCTCAAACACCTATATCCTCTCCGTGACTGCAGATTGCTTTGCAGGCAAAGATCAAGTCAGCTCAAAAAGTTGTGAACCTGACTGTAAAAGGACTGGCAGTCTAGTTATATTGTTGGTGAGCATGGCAAGGGCAATGAATGCACTCTGTGAAATCCTTCCTGCCAAGAAAATGTGGAGCCTGGGAGGAGAAAAGCAGTGGAATCTACCCATCAGTGCTCAAGATCAGAGCACTTCACAGCGGGGGCTGAGGAAGAGGATTTCCTCCTTCAGCATGGGTTACAGTGCCAGATCTGAGGGGAATTCTACCAGATCTGGGTCTTCATGGCCATTTCAGAGGAGCCAGAGCATGCCATCATCAGGAGCAGATTCTGCATCTCTTATGAAATGGGTGGAGTGGGGTTGGGGATGGATCACTAGAAAGAAGAACATTCTCTGCAGAAAAATTTCTATCTGCGGTGATGAAGACCTTATGTTGGGAGATCGCAGATCCAGCTTGAATCAGGCATTCTGTAAGATTGGGGCACATTTCAGGAAGTTGGTACACAGGGGACCTGTCAGACATGAGGGATTTACCTATGATTCTTTCAACTATGCTCAGAATTTTGATGATGGACAGCTTCAAGGACAGGATCCTATCAATGGCAAGCGCTATTCTTAG